One Sodalinema gerasimenkoae IPPAS B-353 DNA segment encodes these proteins:
- a CDS encoding M23 family metallopeptidase: MGDAGELVKLTLDLKPLQRLAWPSRLVAVAMMTLCLVVFLNGRSPQAMALNIEAGSWTGASFPVENFQAYTSPFGFRNSPTGGRGYEFHSGLDIAAPEGSYIRSWWGGTLVEVINDQGCGVGLVIESGDWEHIYCHLAGQVQTIQGRPTLVDRRGGIQVSEGQAVPSAARIGRVGMSGRTTGPHLHWGLRYGDRWVDPALVLRAMHRDR; this comes from the coding sequence ATGGGCGATGCTGGGGAACTTGTGAAACTGACGTTAGACCTTAAACCGTTACAACGGCTGGCTTGGCCGTCTCGCCTTGTGGCAGTTGCCATGATGACTCTCTGCTTGGTGGTGTTCCTGAATGGGCGATCGCCCCAAGCTATGGCCCTGAATATTGAAGCGGGAAGCTGGACTGGGGCCTCCTTCCCGGTGGAAAATTTCCAAGCCTATACCTCTCCCTTTGGCTTCCGCAACTCCCCCACGGGAGGACGCGGCTATGAGTTCCATTCTGGCTTGGATATTGCTGCCCCTGAGGGAAGTTATATCCGCAGTTGGTGGGGGGGAACTCTAGTAGAAGTGATTAACGACCAAGGCTGTGGCGTGGGCCTGGTGATTGAGTCCGGGGATTGGGAACATATCTATTGTCACTTGGCTGGACAAGTCCAGACCATCCAAGGTCGGCCGACCCTGGTCGATCGCCGAGGGGGAATACAAGTGTCTGAGGGGCAAGCAGTGCCCTCTGCTGCTCGTATTGGGCGCGTGGGCATGAGTGGACGCACGACGGGCCCTCACTTGCATTGGGGCTTACGCTATGGCGATCGCTGGGTCGATCCGGCCCTAGTCCTGCGGGCCATGCACCGCGATCGCTAA
- a CDS encoding photosystem II reaction center protein K has protein sequence MDAALFLAKLPEAYQIFNPLVDVLPLIPLFFLLLAFVWQAAVGFR, from the coding sequence ATGGACGCAGCTCTGTTCTTAGCCAAACTCCCGGAAGCCTATCAGATCTTCAATCCCTTAGTGGATGTTCTGCCCTTGATTCCCCTGTTTTTCCTCTTACTGGCGTTTGTCTGGCAAGCCGCTGTGGGTTTCCGTTAA
- the tgt gene encoding tRNA guanosine(34) transglycosylase Tgt — MNQFFEYHTQATCPDTGARAGVFQTPHGIVETPRFMPVGTLANVKTVTPHQLRGTGAQMVLANTYHLHLQPGEDIVAEAGGLHRFMGWDGPMLTDSGGFQVFSLSQMRTITEEGVTFRSPRDGARINLTPERSIEIQNALGADVIMAFDECPPYPASREAVELATARTERWLKRCIDHHRKSSQAQRQALFGIVQGGVYPDLRAQAAASLQKLDLPGYAIGGVSVGEPPELIEAIVKATTPLLPENKPRYLMGVGTYREMAQAIASGIDLFDCVIPTRLGRHGAAFVRGERWNLKNARFRRDYAPLDEECPCYTCQNFSRAYLSHLVRSQELLAYTLLSIHNITELIRFTQRIRQSILDGCFAQEFAGWLQPAP; from the coding sequence TTGAACCAGTTTTTTGAGTATCACACCCAGGCCACTTGCCCGGACACCGGAGCCAGAGCTGGGGTGTTCCAGACGCCCCACGGCATTGTCGAAACGCCACGTTTTATGCCTGTGGGAACCTTAGCCAACGTCAAAACCGTGACCCCCCACCAGCTCCGAGGAACTGGGGCACAAATGGTTCTGGCCAATACCTACCATCTGCATTTACAGCCGGGGGAAGATATTGTGGCCGAAGCCGGCGGCCTACATCGTTTTATGGGCTGGGATGGCCCGATGCTCACAGACTCGGGAGGCTTTCAGGTGTTTAGCCTCAGCCAGATGCGCACGATTACAGAGGAGGGGGTGACCTTCCGCTCGCCTCGGGATGGGGCGCGGATTAATCTAACCCCGGAACGCTCGATTGAGATTCAAAACGCTCTGGGGGCGGATGTCATCATGGCCTTTGATGAATGTCCCCCCTACCCCGCAAGCCGCGAGGCAGTGGAGTTGGCCACGGCACGGACTGAACGCTGGTTGAAACGCTGTATTGACCACCATCGTAAGAGTTCTCAGGCACAACGGCAAGCCCTGTTTGGGATTGTACAGGGAGGGGTTTACCCGGATTTACGAGCGCAAGCGGCTGCATCCTTGCAAAAGCTGGACTTGCCAGGATATGCCATTGGTGGGGTGAGTGTGGGGGAACCGCCGGAGTTGATTGAGGCGATTGTTAAGGCCACCACTCCCCTCCTTCCAGAGAATAAGCCTCGCTACCTGATGGGGGTGGGGACTTATCGGGAAATGGCCCAGGCCATCGCCTCGGGGATTGATTTATTTGATTGTGTCATTCCTACTCGTTTGGGCCGACATGGAGCGGCGTTTGTGCGGGGAGAACGCTGGAATCTCAAAAATGCGCGTTTTCGACGGGATTATGCGCCCCTCGATGAGGAATGCCCCTGTTATACTTGTCAGAATTTCTCGCGAGCTTATTTGTCTCATTTGGTGCGATCGCAGGAACTCCTGGCCTACACCCTACTCTCGATTCACAACATTACGGAGTTAATTCGCTTCACGCAGCGGATTCGCCAGTCTATCCTCGATGGCTGTTTTGCGCAGGAATTTGCGGGCTGGCTGCAACCGGCTCCCTAA
- a CDS encoding GTP-binding protein: MPNPRSSNFERELDEAIFSFADIQSELNYKRAKTALHDLVDRLDLSERERTGLEAEIEGLESMLDKLESDVVQIAAFGMVGRGKSSLLNALVGQPVFETGPLHGVTRSQQSVDWTLTRSAVGEGIDDVLQVSLPTVGTARVELVDTPGLDEVHGQTRAELAHKIAKRADLILFVISGDITQVEYDALSEIREAGKPLLLVFNKIDQYPDADRQAIYDQVRNERVRQLLTSDRIVMAAASPLTPTLVEKSDGRKGVVMEAGKPQVQELKLKILEILQREGKSLVALNSMLYADEVNEQVVQRKMEIRDRQASRIIWNGVMAKALAIALNPVTVVDILTAATVDVFLLMSLSRLYGIPMTQTGAIDLLQKIALSMGGISASELLANLGLSGLKSLLGVATPVTGGVAFGGYVSVAITQASVAGVSTYAIGQVAKTYLANGASWGPEGPKVVVQQILDSLDETSILSQIKDELQQKLVG, translated from the coding sequence ATGCCTAACCCCCGTTCTTCAAATTTTGAGCGTGAACTTGATGAAGCCATCTTTAGTTTTGCCGATATTCAATCAGAACTCAATTACAAACGGGCGAAAACGGCATTGCATGACCTTGTAGACCGGTTGGACCTCTCGGAGCGAGAACGGACTGGCTTAGAAGCCGAAATTGAAGGCTTAGAGAGCATGTTGGACAAGTTAGAGTCTGACGTGGTGCAGATTGCTGCCTTTGGCATGGTGGGCCGGGGGAAATCCTCTCTGTTAAATGCCTTGGTGGGACAGCCAGTGTTTGAAACCGGGCCGCTGCATGGGGTGACGCGATCGCAGCAAAGTGTCGATTGGACCTTAACCCGCAGTGCCGTCGGCGAGGGAATCGATGATGTTTTACAAGTCTCCTTACCCACGGTGGGAACTGCCCGGGTGGAATTAGTCGATACTCCAGGATTAGATGAGGTTCACGGGCAAACTCGCGCGGAATTAGCCCATAAAATCGCTAAACGAGCCGATTTAATTCTCTTTGTGATTTCTGGGGATATCACCCAGGTTGAATACGATGCCCTCTCGGAGATTCGCGAGGCCGGGAAACCCCTGTTGTTGGTGTTTAACAAAATTGACCAATATCCCGATGCCGATCGCCAGGCGATTTATGATCAAGTCCGTAATGAGCGAGTGCGACAACTGCTGACGAGCGATCGCATTGTCATGGCCGCCGCCTCTCCCTTAACCCCGACGTTGGTAGAGAAGTCTGATGGACGTAAGGGGGTGGTGATGGAAGCTGGGAAACCCCAAGTTCAAGAATTGAAACTGAAAATCCTAGAGATTCTCCAGCGAGAGGGGAAATCTCTGGTGGCCCTCAACAGTATGCTCTATGCCGATGAGGTGAATGAGCAGGTGGTGCAGCGGAAGATGGAGATTCGCGATCGCCAAGCCAGTCGAATTATCTGGAATGGGGTCATGGCCAAGGCCCTGGCGATCGCCCTCAACCCCGTCACCGTCGTGGATATCCTCACCGCCGCCACCGTAGATGTGTTTCTGTTGATGTCCCTATCGCGACTGTACGGCATTCCCATGACGCAAACCGGGGCGATCGATTTGCTGCAAAAAATTGCCCTGAGTATGGGAGGAATTAGTGCCAGTGAATTGCTCGCCAATTTGGGCTTAAGTGGTCTGAAAAGTCTCTTAGGAGTCGCCACACCCGTGACTGGAGGAGTGGCCTTTGGGGGCTATGTCTCCGTAGCCATTACCCAGGCCAGTGTCGCGGGGGTGTCCACCTATGCGATCGGACAAGTCGCCAAAACCTATCTCGCCAACGGGGCATCCTGGGGACCAGAGGGGCCAAAAGTGGTCGTTCAGCAAATCCTTGATTCCCTGGATGAAACCTCAATTTTGAGTCAGATTAAAGATGAGCTTCAGCAAAAGTTAGTGGGATAA
- a CDS encoding nucleotidyltransferase substrate binding protein, whose translation MTDPDSRWIQRFSNFKRTFLLLENALSIESPSLVERAGLIQFFEMAFELAWKLLKDYEEMEGFTVKTPRETLKQAFQAEIITQGQDWIEALQDRNLMAHTYNEKTAIAVEQRIRYKYFPLLKNLHETFEAKLNTR comes from the coding sequence ATGACAGACCCAGATAGTCGTTGGATACAGAGGTTCTCTAACTTCAAACGAACATTTTTGTTGTTAGAAAATGCTCTAAGTATTGAATCTCCGTCTTTAGTTGAACGAGCTGGATTAATTCAATTCTTTGAAATGGCATTTGAACTCGCCTGGAAACTTTTAAAAGACTATGAAGAAATGGAGGGGTTCACCGTTAAAACCCCTAGAGAGACCCTAAAGCAAGCCTTTCAAGCAGAAATAATCACCCAAGGTCAAGATTGGATTGAAGCCCTTCAAGACCGCAACTTGATGGCACACACGTACAATGAAAAAACAGCGATCGCAGTGGAACAGCGAATTCGTTACAAGTACTTTCCCCTCTTAAAAAATCTCCATGAAACCTTTGAAGCGAAATTAAACACACGCTAA
- a CDS encoding nucleotidyltransferase family protein codes for MSYGLTDQDLDHIRGAIAKFPEIDQVLLFGSRAKGNYKPGSDVDLAIQGESVTHSTIFQLADVLNEDSPLPYFFDVIDYTSIDEPKLTEHINRVGIPIFTRTTP; via the coding sequence ATGAGCTATGGACTCACAGACCAAGATTTAGATCATATCCGAGGGGCGATCGCCAAATTCCCAGAAATTGACCAAGTCCTATTATTTGGGTCTCGTGCAAAAGGTAACTACAAACCTGGGTCAGATGTTGACTTAGCCATTCAGGGTGAGTCCGTCACCCACTCCACAATTTTCCAGCTTGCTGATGTACTCAATGAAGACAGTCCCCTTCCCTACTTCTTCGATGTGATTGACTACACCAGCATTGACGAACCCAAATTAACCGAGCATATTAACCGCGTTGGCATCCCGATTTTTACTCGAACAACTCCTTAA
- a CDS encoding alpha-amylase, with translation MSEANGVMMQYFHWYTPADGSLWNQVVDNAQDLADAGFTALWLPPAYKGTAGGYDVGYGVYDLFDLGEFDQKGSVRSKYGTKDEYIKAIQVAQAAGIHIYADVVFNHKLGADHTEEFQATPFNPHNRHEAVGEAQTIQAWTHFTFPGRQKKYSELEWHWWHFTAADYNAYDSDADVVYLFDGKTFDDGVDLEKGSFDYLMGCDLDMSRPDVQEELKHWGKWYVETTQVDGFRFDAVKHVEAVFFPQWLSHVRYHAGRSLFAVGEYWSGNLDALHHFIKETGGDVMLFDAPLHYNFSNASNQGSEYDLRQIFDNSLVKEQPALAVTLVDNHDSQPLQSLESVVEGWFKPLAYALILLRRDGYPCVFVADYYGAHYKDSAPDGQEYEIWLDSHQWLIDKFLMARKTYAYGDQYDYLDHPNTIGWTRLGDEEHPGGMAVILSNGEEGRKFMEVGQANTTYVDLTEHITEPVVTNDEGWAEFSCEGGSVSVWVPG, from the coding sequence ATGTCTGAAGCCAACGGTGTCATGATGCAGTATTTCCACTGGTATACCCCCGCTGATGGGAGCCTGTGGAACCAAGTTGTAGACAACGCCCAAGACCTTGCTGATGCAGGATTTACCGCTCTGTGGTTACCTCCAGCCTATAAAGGCACGGCAGGGGGCTACGATGTGGGCTATGGGGTCTATGATTTATTCGATTTAGGGGAATTCGATCAAAAGGGTTCGGTCCGCAGCAAATACGGAACCAAGGATGAATACATCAAGGCCATTCAAGTTGCCCAAGCCGCTGGTATTCATATCTATGCCGATGTGGTGTTTAACCATAAACTGGGGGCAGACCATACAGAGGAGTTTCAAGCCACGCCCTTTAATCCCCACAATCGCCATGAAGCGGTCGGTGAAGCCCAAACGATTCAAGCCTGGACACACTTCACCTTTCCTGGCCGTCAGAAAAAGTATTCAGAACTTGAATGGCATTGGTGGCACTTCACCGCCGCAGATTACAACGCCTATGATAGCGATGCCGATGTGGTCTATCTCTTTGATGGGAAAACCTTTGATGACGGCGTGGATTTGGAGAAGGGCAGCTTCGATTATTTAATGGGCTGTGACTTGGATATGAGTCGGCCGGATGTTCAGGAAGAACTGAAACATTGGGGAAAATGGTATGTGGAGACAACTCAAGTTGATGGATTTCGCTTTGATGCAGTCAAGCATGTCGAAGCGGTCTTTTTTCCCCAATGGCTAAGCCATGTTCGTTATCACGCAGGCCGGTCTTTGTTTGCGGTTGGTGAGTATTGGTCGGGCAATCTTGATGCCTTACATCACTTTATCAAGGAGACCGGTGGGGATGTGATGTTGTTTGATGCTCCCCTTCATTACAACTTCAGTAATGCTAGTAATCAGGGCAGTGAGTATGACCTGCGGCAGATTTTTGATAATAGTTTGGTCAAGGAACAACCGGCGTTGGCGGTAACCCTGGTCGATAATCATGACTCTCAACCGTTGCAGTCGTTGGAGTCTGTGGTTGAGGGTTGGTTTAAGCCTTTGGCCTATGCCTTGATTTTGTTACGCCGGGATGGCTACCCCTGTGTGTTTGTCGCCGATTACTATGGGGCCCATTACAAGGATTCTGCCCCTGATGGTCAGGAGTATGAGATTTGGTTGGATAGTCATCAATGGTTGATTGATAAGTTTCTCATGGCTCGTAAAACCTATGCCTATGGCGACCAATATGACTATCTTGACCATCCAAATACGATTGGTTGGACTCGGTTGGGGGATGAGGAGCATCCTGGGGGAATGGCGGTGATTTTGAGTAATGGTGAGGAAGGACGTAAGTTTATGGAGGTGGGGCAAGCCAATACAACCTATGTTGATTTAACGGAACATATTACAGAACCGGTGGTGACCAATGATGAGGGATGGGCGGAATTCTCCTGTGAGGGGGGGTCGGTGTCGGTTTGGGTTCCGGGTTAA
- a CDS encoding thiazole synthase — translation MLTNIRETPSQPVQLTPPEADPLIIAGRSFRSRLMTGSGKYNDFETMRGTIAASGCEIVTVAVRRVQTNAPGHEGLAEALDWSKIWMLPNTAGCKTADEAIRVARLGREMAKLLGQEDNNFIKLEVIPDPTYLLPDPIGTLEAAEQLVKEGFAVLPYINADPMLAKRLEEVGCATVMPLGSPIGSGQGIQTAANIRIIVENAKVPVVVDAGIGTPSEAAFSMELGADAVLINSAIALAQNPVAMGQAMGMAVIAGRLAHHAGRIPIQAMANASSPLTGTISS, via the coding sequence ATGCTGACGAACATCCGCGAAACTCCTTCCCAGCCGGTACAACTTACCCCCCCCGAGGCTGATCCCTTAATAATTGCCGGTCGGTCTTTCCGTTCCCGGCTGATGACGGGAAGTGGTAAATATAATGATTTTGAAACCATGCGCGGTACGATTGCCGCCAGTGGCTGTGAGATTGTCACAGTCGCCGTCCGTCGGGTGCAAACCAACGCCCCCGGCCATGAAGGCTTAGCCGAAGCCTTAGACTGGTCCAAAATCTGGATGTTGCCCAACACCGCTGGCTGTAAAACCGCTGACGAGGCCATCCGCGTCGCCCGACTGGGACGGGAAATGGCCAAACTCCTCGGACAAGAGGATAATAACTTCATCAAACTAGAGGTGATTCCCGATCCCACCTATCTCCTCCCCGATCCTATCGGCACTCTCGAAGCTGCTGAACAGTTGGTTAAAGAAGGATTTGCGGTTCTTCCCTATATCAATGCCGACCCCATGTTAGCCAAACGCCTCGAAGAAGTTGGCTGTGCTACGGTGATGCCTCTCGGGTCTCCGATTGGTTCAGGGCAAGGGATTCAGACGGCGGCGAATATCCGCATCATTGTCGAAAATGCCAAGGTTCCGGTGGTGGTGGATGCGGGGATTGGCACTCCGAGCGAAGCCGCTTTTTCCATGGAGTTGGGGGCTGATGCGGTTTTGATTAATTCGGCGATCGCCCTGGCCCAAAACCCCGTTGCCATGGGGCAAGCCATGGGCATGGCCGTCATCGCTGGACGACTCGCCCACCATGCCGGACGAATTCCCATTCAAGCCATGGCCAACGCTAGTTCCCCCCTCACTGGGACCATTTCTAGCTGA